The genomic interval CTTGGCTTTTATTGGGTGTTCGAGACCGTTTACAGAGGCTGGGATGTCGACGACCACTACCTCCTCAAGGAACTTAGGCGATACGTCAGCGGCCTCGGATTGAAGATGTTCTGGATACCGTTCTGGTCTTCGTACAACGTGCACCTGCTCGACAACTATCGGGACTACTACTTCGACCTCGCTTTCCTGCAGCCAAATTACATGTTCTACAAGACGCTGACCGGAGTCGGGCTGAGGCCGGCCGCGGAGGCAGCGCGCCAACGGCACGCCGGGATCGAAATCGAGTACTACCTGAAGCTCGACGAGCCCGTGGCTATCGAAAGCGAACGCCATCAGCGCTTCAGGGAGTACCTGGATGGCGGGGTCGAGTTCGGTTACATGACGGAGGCGGCCTGCGCCTACTTCATCGGCGGGGGAGGGGTACGGGCCCTCTTTCGATCCCCTGATCCACGTGAGCGAGCCTTCTATGAAGACATCTACCGTTTCGTAAAGGGCACCTACCGGCGCCGATGACGGGGACATCCCCTCTCCCCTGAAAGAAGCGGGGGTGACGGTTGGGCGGGACAAGTCAGAAGAGCCGAAGCTCCACGTTGACTACTCGTTGGGCGAGCAGCCCAAAGGAGGCGAGCGATGATGAGACGGGCAGCCTGGGGTTTGCGGGTGCTCGTGGCTTGCGCGGTGTTGCTGGCGCTCACGGGTCCGCTTTCAGAGGCCAAGACGACCACTCTCGAATTCTGGACGATTTCGTTGCGGCCAATGTTCGATGACTACATCAACGGCCTGATCCGTGAGTACGAGAAGGCGAATCCTGGGATACGGATCGAGTGGAAGGACTTTCCCATCACCGTTATCACTCAGAAGCTGACAGCGGCCATTGCAGGTGGCGTGGCGCCGGATGTCGTCAACCTGAACACTGGCATGGCATTGAGTCTTGCAGAACGTCGGGCCCTGGTCAATATCGGGAAGGAGTTTCCTCAGTACCAGGACACATACTTCGAAGGCCTCTGGAACTCGGCGAGGCTGAACGACGGGGTCTATGCCTTTCCGTGGTACGTGGTCACGCACGTGGTGATTTACAACAAGGACATCTTCGCAAGGGCGGGCCTGGACCCCAACAAGCCCCCTTCCACGTGGGAGGAAGTCGAGGCATACGCCAGGCAGATCAAGGCAAAGACCGGGCTGTACGGTTGGATGCCGTTCATCAACTTTGTGACCGACCTCATCGAGATGCGAGTTGCTCTGACTGACGAAACCCGAAAACGCGCGACATTCAACACGCCCGAGGCGGTGGCCAGGCTCCAGTGGTACCGGACGCTAATGGAGGACGACATCATCCCGAGAGAGTCGCTCCAGGCGGGCTATGCTGGAGCACTGGACCGGTACATGGCAGGCAAGGTCGGTATGATCGTGACGGGGCCTCAGTTCCTGAGCCGGGTCAAGGCCAACGCTCCTGACATCTAC from Bacillota bacterium carries:
- a CDS encoding extracellular solute-binding protein — protein: MLVACAVLLALTGPLSEAKTTTLEFWTISLRPMFDDYINGLIREYEKANPGIRIEWKDFPITVITQKLTAAIAGGVAPDVVNLNTGMALSLAERRALVNIGKEFPQYQDTYFEGLWNSARLNDGVYAFPWYVVTHVVIYNKDIFARAGLDPNKPPSTWEEVEAYARQIKAKTGLYGWMPFINFVTDLIEMRVALTDETRKRATFNTPEAVARLQWYRTLMEDDIIPRESLQAGYAGALDRYMAGKVGMIVTGPQFLSRVKANAPDIYKVTGVGPYPMFKGGAIAAPLMNLTIPGASKNWAEAAKFAAYVTGDEAQLAFCKIVTILPSTKKAAADPFFTQTDDTVESVARMYAARQMQYAVEGDLTLPHSADLAGKLGAAVEAVVYGEKGAKEALDQAAAEWNKILAKER